A section of the Aricia agestis chromosome 4, ilAriAges1.1, whole genome shotgun sequence genome encodes:
- the LOC121726390 gene encoding uncharacterized protein LOC121726390, giving the protein MRLQVVGFRKYCKFRQNEERHFLIGRQLTSMPTPNLTDCNESHLQRYARVEKLRQHFWTRWQKEYISEMQQRRKWKENHVSLKVGDLVLIHEDFVPPLGWRLGRVTRLFPGVDGISRVADIATTRGIVRRPLVRLCPLQDEDTNG; this is encoded by the exons ATGCGCCTGCAAGTCGTCGGCTTCCGGAAGTACTGTAAATTCCGTCAAAATGAGGAGC GGCACTTCTTAATTGGAAGACAGCTGACATCCATGCCGACCCCAAATCTGACTGACTGCAATGAAAGTCATCTTCAGCGATATGCCAGAGTAGAAAAACTTCGCCAACATTTTTGGACAAGATGGCAAAAGGAGTATATATCCGAAATGCAGCAGCGCCGAAAATGGAAGGAAAATCATGTCAGCTTGAAAGTTGGTGATCTTGTATTGATACATGAAGATTTCGTACCTCCCTTAGGTTGGAGGCTTGGCAGAGTCACACGCTTATTCCCGGGTGTCGACGGAATATCGCGTGTTGCAGATATCGCCACTACACGGGGTATTGTAAGAAGGCCTCTAGTTCGCCTTTGTCCATTGCAAGATGAAGACACCAACGGTTGA